The genomic interval GCGATTAAATTACAAGTCATCGAAGCATTTGAAGGTGAGGATGAAATGGTAATTACTGCTGTTAATAAAAAGTTCGATGCATTAATTAAAGAGGAAGTGCGCCGCCTTATTACTGAGGAAAAAGTACGCCCTGATGGTCGTCGTCCGGATGAAATTCGTCCGCTAGATTCTGAAGTTGGTATTTTACCTCGTGCGCATGGCTCAGGGCTATTTACACGTGGACAAACGCAGGCGTTATCAGTTGCAACACTTGGTGCGCTAGGTGAACATCAAATTATTGATGGCTTAGGTGTAGAAGAAGAGAAACGCTATATGCACCATTATAACTTCCCAAACTTCTCTGTAGGTGAAACAGGTCCGATTCGTGCGCCTGGTCGTCGTGAAATCGGTCACGGTGCTTTAGGAGAGCGTGCACTGTTACAAGTAATTCCGGATGAGAAAGAATTCCCTTATACAATTCGAGTTGTATCAGAAGTTTTAGAATCAAACGGTTCAAGTTCACAAGCTTCAATTTGTGGTTCTACGTTAGCGTTAATGGACGCAGGAGTTCCAATCAAAGCACCTGTTGCAGGGATTGCAATGGGATTAGTTACGAAAGATGACAATTATACGATTCTTTCTGACATTCAAGGTATGGAAGATGCATTAGGTGATATGGACTTTAAAGTTGCAGGTACGAAAGAAGGTATTACTGCGATTCAGATGGATATTAAAATTGATGGATTATCTGAAGACATATTACGCGAAGCATTAGAACAGGCACGTATTGGCCGTCTGCATATAATGGATCATATGTTAAGTACAATTAGTGAGCCAAGAAAAGAATTAAGTCAGTATGCACCTAAAATTGAAATCATTCATATTAATCCAGATAAGATTCGTGATGTTATCGGACCAGGTGGTAAGAAAATCAACGAAATTATTGATGCAACTGGCGTAAAACTTGATATTGAACAAGATGGTACAGTATTTATCGGTTCAAGTGATGCTCAGATGATTCAGGAAGCGAAAAAGTTAATCGAAAACATTGTGCGTGAAGCTGAAGTAGGTCAGATTTATATGGCAACAGTTAAACGTATTGAGAAATTTGGTGCATTCGTAGAAATCTTCCCAGGAAAAGATGCGCTTGTGCATATATCTCATATAGCACTAGAACGCATTAACAAAGTAGAAGATGTCGTAAAACTTGGTGATCAGTTCTTAGTTAAAGTAACGGAAATTGATAAACAAGGACGTGTTAACGCATCACGTAAAGTGCTGTTAGAAGAAGAAAAGAAAGCATCTGAAGAGAAATAATCTTAAAGGTGAGACGGCTGTCTCACCTTTTTATAATGGTAATGTGAGGTGAAATATTGAAACATTTACAATTAAATAATGGCATGCAGTTTGCATGGCATCATACGAATTTAGAAGTCGTTCATATTGGATTATATATTAAAGCAGGCACGATAGATGAATATCATTATCCACCAGGTATCGCACATTTCATCGAGCATATGGTTTTTAAAGGTACAAATAAGTTCCAGTTCCAGGAGCTATCGGAAAAAATCGATGCACTTGGTGGAGAGGTGAATGCGTATACGACAAAAACGTATACTTGCTATACGATTAAAACATTGAAGCGTTTTGAAGCAGAAGCGATTGAACTATTAGAAGAAATGGTTTTTCATGCGACGTTTCCACCGGATGAAATAGAAAAAGAACGACAAGTCATTCTTGAAGAAATTAAGATGATTGAAGATGACGACGAGGAACGTGCTTTTGAACAATTCGAAAGTGAATTATTTAAAGGTACTGTATTTAGCACGCCAATTCTTGGAACAGTAGAAAGCGTTAATGCAATCACTAGAAATATGCTACAAAGTTTTTATTATCAATTTTATCAAACGAATAATATGATTTTGTCTTATGTAGGTACGAATGAACAGCAGATTAAAAAGATATTCCAGCAAATAGATTGTTCGCATAGTGTAACGTATCATGATAAAGAATTTAAAGTAAATCATGTAAACATTGAACACCATAAGGAAAGTATGGAACAGGCACATGTAATTCTTGCACATGAAGGCATCGGTTATCTCGATGAGCAGTCTGCGGTATATGAAATCATCAATAACTTTTATGGTGGCAGCATGACAAGCTTTTTATTCCGCAAGCTTAGAGAATCACTTGGATTATGTTATGCCTTATATTCTTCAGTAGATGCGTATAAAGAAGGTGGCGTACTTTATACATATTTTGCAACAGATGCGAAAAATATAACGCTATGTTTAGAAGAAATTAACAAAATTCACAATGAACTTGCGCAAGGTATTAATATACAACTGCTGACGAAGACGCAACATTATTTAGTAACGAACTTATATATGAATTTAGATTATGATGGTTCGATAATGGAGCATATGGGTAAAAGCTTGATGCTATATAATAAAATTTACGAAATAGA from Macrococcus armenti carries:
- the pnp gene encoding polyribonucleotide nucleotidyltransferase, coding for MSQEKKVFKTEWAGRPLIIETGQLAKQANGAVLVRYGDTVVLSTATASKEPRDVDFFPLMVNYEEKLYAAGKIPGGFNKREGRPGEDATLTSRLIDRPIRPLFPKGYRHDVQVISIVMSVDPDNSPEMAAMIGSSMALSVSDIPFEGPIAGVNVGLVDDKFIINPNVAEREVSTLDLQVAGHFDAVNMVEAGAKEVPEDKMLEAIMFGHAEIKKLVEFQKSIIDEIQPVKSEFVPVETDAELEAKVEQLAEELELSKAIQTQEKVAREENITAIKLQVIEAFEGEDEMVITAVNKKFDALIKEEVRRLITEEKVRPDGRRPDEIRPLDSEVGILPRAHGSGLFTRGQTQALSVATLGALGEHQIIDGLGVEEEKRYMHHYNFPNFSVGETGPIRAPGRREIGHGALGERALLQVIPDEKEFPYTIRVVSEVLESNGSSSQASICGSTLALMDAGVPIKAPVAGIAMGLVTKDDNYTILSDIQGMEDALGDMDFKVAGTKEGITAIQMDIKIDGLSEDILREALEQARIGRLHIMDHMLSTISEPRKELSQYAPKIEIIHINPDKIRDVIGPGGKKINEIIDATGVKLDIEQDGTVFIGSSDAQMIQEAKKLIENIVREAEVGQIYMATVKRIEKFGAFVEIFPGKDALVHISHIALERINKVEDVVKLGDQFLVKVTEIDKQGRVNASRKVLLEEEKKASEEK
- a CDS encoding M16 family metallopeptidase; this translates as MKHLQLNNGMQFAWHHTNLEVVHIGLYIKAGTIDEYHYPPGIAHFIEHMVFKGTNKFQFQELSEKIDALGGEVNAYTTKTYTCYTIKTLKRFEAEAIELLEEMVFHATFPPDEIEKERQVILEEIKMIEDDDEERAFEQFESELFKGTVFSTPILGTVESVNAITRNMLQSFYYQFYQTNNMILSYVGTNEQQIKKIFQQIDCSHSVTYHDKEFKVNHVNIEHHKESMEQAHVILAHEGIGYLDEQSAVYEIINNFYGGSMTSFLFRKLRESLGLCYALYSSVDAYKEGGVLYTYFATDAKNITLCLEEINKIHNELAQGINIQLLTKTQHYLVTNLYMNLDYDGSIMEHMGKSLMLYNKIYEIEALEQKIMNVTLDEVNNALKLFEKAYASYRIY